Genomic DNA from Candidatus Sulfurimonas marisnigri:
ATATCCCTACCATTACTGGTGCTACACTGACTGCTAGAGGTTTAGTGGATGGTTCAAGAGTCGCCTTTGCTTTTTATGAAGAGATTATAAAAGGTAAATAATGAAATTTACACTTATCAACAATATAGAAAAAGATAGTGCTATGAGTCTTATATTAAAAGGCTTTTTGATTTTTATATTTTTATATTTAATAGCAGATGTTTTAGTTATGAAATCAAGTTTTGGCATATCTATTGAAACAATTAATACAACACTTTTTGGTAACGAAGAAACATACGCAGACCCCTTAACAGAGTCTGCTTTTTTAGAGTTTTGGCATACACAAATATTTTTTATAATGATGGTTTTACTGACACTTAACGCTATATTTATTAGAGTTGCAAAAAGAAGTAGAGTTATTTTAACGAATATGCTTATGATTAGCGCAATAAGCTCTCTAATCTCATTAGCTCTAGCTTTTTACATGTCAAATATATTTGTAAATATATATTTATTCACTTTTTCAACTTGGCACGCAGTAGCTGTTTATATGATTTTCTACTCATTTTGGAAACTAAATGCAAAAAGTATATAAACTCTCCATACTTTACTATCTACTCTTTTCACTGCTTCTTATTGCAAGTTCTGTTATGTTGTTCGAGCAAAAAATAGGTTTTAGTTTTAACAATGTTTTAGATTATTACCTTGGCAATGAAGATAAGTTTATTCCTGCTAAAAACAGTGGTGCAATTTTAAAAACAATATTGCCGCATATCTTTGTATTTGGACTGATTACTATGGTTCTTACACACTTTTTAGTTTTTACAAGACTTCGCTACAAAAAGAGTACATTAATTCTAATTTATCTAACTTTTATAACTTCTTTTTTAGAGATGGCTACTCCATTTTTAATAGTTAACGGGTTTGAGTTTTTTGCTTACGTAAAGATACTATCTTTTTTTCTTTTCTTAGCGCTTATTCTATATATATCTTGGCTAATTTTTCACAGCATTGTTTACGAGTAGATTTTTTGTAAACTTAGATATATTTTCACTTATTATAATCTTCTTATCACACTGCATAACTATATAACCTACACCAAGAGAGTTTAAAAACTCATACCCTTTCTTAGTCGGCATTACGCTAGCAGCTGTAGCATAAGCGTCTAAATCAGCACTAGGCATACTTCCAATCAATGTTATAGATATAAACTTAGTTTGTGGTGCTTTTAGCTTTGGATTTATTAGGTGATTATTCTTAGTAGTTCCAACATATCTGTTATAGTTTCCGCTTGTTGTTATCCCCAAATCATTTTTACTTGTCTCAAATGATAGCAAATGACCTTCGCTAAATGGGTCTTGCACATGTAGCATACATGTAGAGAGACATCTTATATCTCCGCTAGCGCGAATAGTTGCATTTACAACGTCCTTATTTCTAAAATACTCTGCCACTTTATCAACAGCAAAACCTTTGCCCATTCCACCCAAATCAACCTGCATACCATATTCCATACAGGCTTTTTCTTTTTCTACATGTAGCCCTTGTATTTTAACTATTGCACCACTTAACTCTTTGCTTGTCGGCACTCTTTGTTCTTCTCCAAATTTGTAAAGTTTTTTAGTAACTGAACCAATTGTAATATCAAAATAGCCATCTGTCCGTTTATAATATCTTTGGCTTAGTGTGAGTGCTTCGTAGCTATACTTATCTAAACCTATTTTGAATAAATTTTTATTAAGTTGATAAATTATAGAATTTGGATTATATGAAGATATAGAATTGTCAACATCTTTTATGATATTAAAGGCATCTTCAATGTAGTTTTTATTTTCTTCTTCTACTGAGACAGTTACAAATGTTGACATAATTATTTGAGTGCGAGAGATTGTTTTAGCCTCTAAAGAGAGCACTAAAACAAAGAAAAGTAAAACTATTTTAGACATAAGCTATATATCAATTACCTCATTTACCTCTAATCCAAAACCGCCCAAACCTACAAACTCTGCCTGTTTTAGAGATGTAAGCAAGTTCATTTTAGAAATCCCTAAAGATTTTAAAATCTGAGCACCAGTTCCTATCTCTTTCATAGCAGCATTATCTTGATGATTTGTTTTATTTATAAATACTAGAACTCCACTGTTTAGTTTTAAATACTCTATAGAAGACACAAGATTATTATATTTTTTTTGATTCAAAAGAAGTTCTATATCTGGTACAACATTGTGAACTCTAACATTTGCAACAGCTCCGGCATTGTGAAATACAATAGCAGTATGTTCTACTTTATCGTGGTCTGTAAAAGTATGTTGCTTAACTTTAGTGCCAAAAAATTCCATTTCTTGAACATTAGTCTCATTAACAAGTCTCTCATTTGCTAAGCGATATTCAACAATATCAGATATGAAAACAGTTTTAAGATTATGCTTTTCACCAAAGATATCCAAATCATCACGTCTAGCCATCGTTCCATCTTCTTTAATGATTTCACATATAACAGAAGACTCACTAAGTCCCGCTAAACGGCATAAATCTACAGAACCCTCTGTATGACCTGTTCTTACTAGTGTACCACCATCTTTGGCGATAAGAGGGAAAATATGACCGGGCTTAACTAAATCATCAGCATGACTAATTGGATTTGCTAAAATCTTAATAGTATCATCTCTCTCAGAAGCAGATATACCGGTTAAAGCATTTTTTGCATCAACTGACACAGTAAAAGCTGTCTCATATGAAGATGTATTTGAACTTATCATTGGATTAAGCTCAAGTCTAGTAGCAATAGTCTTACTAAGAGCAACGCATATAAGTCCTCTCGCATGTGTTGCCATAAAGTTTACATGTGCAGGGGTTGAAAAAGCCGAGGCATAAACTAAATCACCCTCATTCTCTCTATCTTCATCATCACACATGATGACCATTTTACCCTTTTTAATCTCGTCAATTGCTTCTAGTACTCTTTGTATAGGTGTCATATATTTTCTCTTTGTGTGAATTAAATAATTTTTTTATTATATATAAAACTTATTTAAAAAGAGTTCAACTGCAACTATGAAACTTACTTTATTGGGAATATTCAAATTTAAGCCTATAACACTTGACAAATAGAAGTAAAAAACCTATAATTCCGCTCCATTAAACGCACTAGTTGCTTTTAATACGTGTCGCGGAATAGAGCAGTTCGGTAGCTCGTCGGGCTCATAACCCGAAGGTCGCAAGTTCAAATCTTGCTTCCGCAACCAATTTTATAATACAAATGATGGGGATTCGCCAAGTGGTAAGGCACTAGCTTTTGGTGCTAGCATTCACAGGTTCGAATCCTGTATCCCCATCCACAACTTTCAATGTCGCGGAATAGAGCAGTTCGGTAGCTCGTCGGGCTCATAACCCGAAGGTCACAGGTTCAAATCCTGTTTCCGCAACCAATCAAACACACTTTAAATCCCACGAACAAGTAATTTTATATATTAAGATCTAACTCAAACGATTTGTAATGAATCTTACTACTAAAAATACTAACATGCTAAATCCTATAATAACTGCTGCCAATGGTGCACTGTAACTAAGCCCATAACTATTGAACCTGTCAAATATAAGCACTGGTGTTGTCATTGGATGATAAACTAAGATAACTATTGCACCAAACTCTCCAAGGCCTCTACTCCACATCATTAAAGCACCATTTATTATGTCTTTTTTTGCATTAGGTATTGTAATTCTAAAAAATACATTAATAGGAGAAGCCCCTAATGTTCTTGCTGTTTTTTCAAGTTTGACATCTACTTTTCTAAATCCATCTTTTGCGCTATTTATTAAAAATGGAGCCGATAAGAACATCATAGCTATCATAATTCCGTACTCAGTGCCTATAAACTCTATTCCAAAAAATTTAAAAAACTCACCTATTTCAGTATCTCCAAAAGTTGTAAGAAGAGCTATACCTGCAGCAGTGTGAGGTATCATAACTGGAATATCTATTAATGACTCAACTAAACTTTTTCCAAAAAAATCATATCTTGCTATTACATAAGCAAGTGGCAAACCTGTAAAAAGTACAAAAACCATTGCCCACGCAGATACTTTCATAGTAAGGATAATAGAATCAATTGCTTCACCATCTTTTATAGTCTCTAGTAGCTTTTCACTTCCCACACCAATAAATATTTTAATGATAGGAATGCTTAGAAAAAACACTATAATAAGCGCTAAGACTATTAATGTAATGTTAAATAAATTGCTTTTGTTTATTGCTTTCACTGTACTTCCTTTTTTAATAATCTATATAAAACTAATATCTTTTTTATCAAACCCTATTTGGATTGTCTTTGTTCTATCTGTATAACACCCTTCATAGTCTCTTTTTAAAATTTTTATAAAAAACTGATGTTGCTTAACTTTTACAAAAAGTTTGTAATGGTCAACTATCCCCATACATTCATCAACTACTCCCTCAAAAATATAATCAGCTTGAATATCATCATCTTTAGATACTTTAATAACATTTGGATCCACAGAATAAACCTTTGTAGAAGATTCATATCCAAGCATTGTTGCCGGAAAAATATTTTTAAAACCTAAAAATTTTGCTACTTCTATATTTGCAGGGTGATTTAAAACATCTTTTGCAGCACCCACTTGTTTAATCTCTCCATCCATAATAATTGCTATTTTATCAGCCAAGTAAGAAGCCTCTCTAAAGTTATGCGTTACATGTATAGTAATAACGTTATATCTTCTATGAATGTCTTTTAAACTCTTCATAATCGCATTTCTAAATGTTGGGTCAATTGCACTTAATGGCTCGTCCAAAAGTAAAATTTTAGGTCTTGAAAATATAGCTCTTGCTATCGCTACACGTTGCTTCTCCCCACCACTTAAGTCTTGAGTATCACGCTCAAGCAAAGTTTCTAATTTTAAAAATTCAACTATATCTTTAAACAGTTCATCTGATTTTTCTATCTTTTTATATCTAGATGAGAACCTAATATTCTCTTGAACATTCAGATTTGGAAATAGTGCAAAGTCCTGATATACAAAACCGATATCTCTCTTTTCTGTTGCTACCAAAGAGATCTCTTTACCTTTATAAATTATATTTCCACTACATGTATTTAATCCGGCAATGGTCTCTAGTAACATAGTCTTTCCACTTCCGCTTTGACCAAGAAGAACAAAATACTCATTATTTTGTATATCTAGGTTTATGTCTTTAAGTGAAAAGTCACCTCTATTGCTTGATAGATTTTGTATTTTTAAATTATCCATTTTTTATTACTTTCCAATTATGGAAGCATCTCCGGTAATAATTGCTGGAGATACAACTCCCTGACCATTTTTAATCATAATCTCTTGACCTTGCTCTGAAAGTACAAAGTTTACAAACTTGATTGCACCTTCTTTGTTTGCTGGTGACTTTTTATTTTGTGCAACTGTAATGCCGTAAATCATTGCTCCACCTTTTTTAGTGATGAACTGACCTGGTTTTTTTCCACTTATGTCAAACGAAGCAGTTTCATAGAACTCTTTAAACTCATTGTCTTTTAAAGAGACTTGCTTTGGCAGAGTAATATACTTTAATCCATGTTGCTCGGCAACTGACTTGTATATGAAAAGATAATCATAAGCATTAGCTTCGATTAGTCCTAATAAATCTGTCTCTTTTGGTCTAACTATAACTTTGTTTCTATCTTCTTCACCAACTTCATATGAATCACCATATCCAAACAATTTATCAAAAAAACCTGGAGTTTTATAATGCTTTTCTGCAAGTATTGTTACTAATATTGACCTATATCCACATGGATCCATGTTTGGATTTGAGTGTCCAACTTTTACACCCTCTCTTAGAAAGATTTCTGGCCAGTTTTGTGCATTTATCTCATCAGCGTATTTAGCTTTTGAGGTATAAGCTATTGCCATCTCATTAGTCGCAAATTGTGCGTTAAATTTCGCATGGTTTGGAATAAGCAAGTTGTTTATTACATTGTAATCAGCACTAGCCATTACATCAGCAGCTTTACCGATTTCAGAGATTTTTCTAGCAGCTGCCCTACTTCCACTAGCTTCTCTTTGTACATCGTACTGTGGATATTTTGCTTCAAATACTTTTTCTATTTCTGCAAATGGAACAGCTAAACTACCAGCATGAAATACAGTTATTTTCTCTTTTGCTAAAACGTTTGATGCCAATAAAGCACTTAATACTAATGTTAGTAATATTTTTTTATTCATCTTATTTTCCTAAATTAAATAAATCTGTTTTATCTTTTGTATATAGGCAATTAAATTTAATTATCTTTACGCTCTCTTGTTCTGAGATTGAAGCTGTTGACTCATCTGTCACAAGAATACAATTGCTTACATGTAAGACTGTAATCATCCCTGAGCCATATTTATTATCTTGGGTAACTCTATACTCTCCATTTTTATAAAAGCCAAGTACAACATTTACTCGGCCAGCTTTTGTTTTAAAACTTTTGATATTTTTTGCAATATCAATGTCATGAAAAACGCTCAAAGAGCCTTGCATTTTATTTAAAACGGGAAGTGCAAATAGATGCATGTTTACCATTGCAGTTAGAGGATTTCCCGGTAAGCACATAACGAAAGTTTTTTTCATTTTCCCCATCATAATAGGACGACCCGGTTTTATATTTACTCCGTGAAATGCTATATCTAAACCATTTCTCTCGAAGGCCTCTGCCATAAAATCTGCATCTCCCATAGAGATACCGCCAGTTGTGATGATTACATCATAGTTTTTAAGAGTGTCTAAAAAAGAGATAGATTTTTCCAAAGAATCAGGCACAACGTTTGTATATGTAGCATCAAAACCTTTCTCTTTTAAAAGTGAGATAATTGCATAAGAATTACAGTTGTAAATCTCACTCTCGCTTGCATCTTCCCATGGTTCTTTTAGCTCGTTTCCAGTAGATACGACAGCTATCTTTAACTTTTTATATACACTGAGCATTGTTATACCTTGAGAGGCTAATATTGCAACCATAGCCGATGTAAAAACTTCACCTTTATTAAATAATGCATCTTCTAAAGCTTTTTCTTCACCTTTAAATCTTAAACATGAATTTTTTACAACTTTTTCTTTAATTGTAACCTCATCATTTTTGTACTCTACAACATCTTCTATAGGGATGATAGTATCTGCATCATTTGGTACTTTTGCACCTGTCATGATTTTATAACACTCATTTTCATTTAAACACTCTACTGTGTCTTCACCAGCTAAAATTGTTTTGACAACTTTAAGTTTTTTACCTGCATCTGTTGCTTTTATGGCAAAACCATCCATGGCAGAGTTATTAAAAGATGGTAGATTCTTTATACAGGAAATATCTTGTGCTAAAATTCTTCCAATAGAATCTTGTATATGAACTATCTCCTCTATGCCAGTAATCTCTGCTATTTCTAGTGACAAAGAAACAGCATCTTTAAAATCTAAATACTTATCCATGTAAAGCCTTTATCTGTCTGTAAGATTTACCTATTTTTGAAGCTACATGTAGAATCTCTTCACTGTTTAAATTTTTGCAAAAAGACAAAGATATAGCTTGTCTGCTTTGTAACTCTGTATAACCCATTGCTTGAATAATTCTAGAAGGACGAGAGAGACCTAAAGAGCACCCTTCCCCATTTGTTACAAAAATACTTGAAAGACTTAAGTTTCTTATTACTTCTCTCGCTTTAATCCCTTTAAGTCCAAAGTGAACAACATTATTTAGTGTTAAGTCTGAATCGACAAAGAAGATAATGTCATCTCCTAAACTCTCTTTTAAAGCATTGATAAACTCTTCTTTACATGTAACTGCTTCCTTGTCTTTGTTTATGGCATCTGTGATAAGCTTTAGTCCTACAGTATCAATGCTCGCTAAATTTTGCTCTTTAAATAGGTTATTATGAAGTAATATTGAGTGTGTGAAATAACCGCTAAGTTTATATGCATCAAAATAAGCCACGTCACAGTGATTAGCATCTAATGTTGCTGATATATTAGAGATAACAGTTCCACTAAAAACTTCTTTGACCTTTTGTAAATCAACCTTTACAAAAGTATCGATTATGTATGGTGAGACAAACAGATACTCCTCTTTTATAGAGCTAATCGCCTTGTAGTCAATTGTTCCATCAGGCATAAGGTTTACGTACGTAACACTAAAACCTAATGACTCATAAAGCTCGGCTGCTTGAACTACGGCTTCACTCTCACCAAGGCTTACGGCAATGTTTGATTTGAACTCCAGCATTAAACCTAAGAAACCTTCTTTTGAAAAAGAGAAACTATGTAAAGATGAAAAGTTAAACCTTGATGTTAAATCTTTACTCATCTCTTCAAATTTCACATTAGAATTTAAAGGCTCAATACTCAGCGTTTTTGATACTGATACATCATTTGCCTGAGGATAATTCAAACAGTTTAATTTATACACTTTGGCTCTCCTTTGTGCAATTTATAGTCTCTCCATCTGCCATAAAAATCTCTTCAAATCTTTTAGTTGAAAAATCTCTAACTTCTTTTTCTAAGAGTTTATACTTGAGTATAAGTTCTTTTGCTTTGGGTGTTAGTGCAGTTCCGCCGGAATCTCTTCCTTTTTTAACCACCACTAAGTCATCTTCAATATACTCTTGAAGTATCTTTATGTGAGACCAAGCTTTTTTATAGTTCATCCCAACTCTCTTGGAAGCTTCTGAGATAGAACCTGTTTCATCGATTAGTTCTAAGATTTGAGTTTTACCACCACCAAAGACTAGATGCTCATTGTCATCTTCTATCCAGGTCTTAACTTTTACTACCATGGTGAATCCTTGTTCTAAAACATCCAAGTTGACAATATATAACTTCAATGTCACTTTTTTTAGTAGTTGAACCAACTTTATTTAAAGAAAACTCTTGAGCTACCTCCCAGGCAGCACTACAATCTAGTTTTTTTTGGGCATTAGCTTTTGCAGATAATTTTTCATATATATCATCTCTTGCATCGCCAAAATCTTTACTGCCAAAAACACCAAGTTCGCAGTTGTCAATTCTGATACCATGTTTTTTAGTAAGCTCAGCTATCTCTTTTGGTTCTACATGTAGCTCTCTAGCCAATTTAAAAGCATCTAAACAATTAATCTTTCCATCATTATTTAGATATTGCTTTAAAATTTGCTCTATGTTATCCATGAACTCTTCCACTGTGTGTATATATGTTCATTTTTCTTCCTCTAGCAAAGCCTATAAGGGTTATTCCGTGTTTATTGGCTGTTTGTACTCCAAGGTATGTCGGAGCAGTTCTAGATACCACTATGGGGATTCTATGCATAACTGCTTTTACAACCATCTCAGAACTTAGTCTTCCACTAACAAATAAAACTGATTTTGTTGTGTCAAGTCCATCTATTTTGCACTTACCAACAACTTTATCTATTGCGTTGTGTCTACCTATGTCTTCGGCAGTTACAACACTTGTATCTTCTAAAAACAGCGTTGCTTTATGAACACAACCTGTCAGTGTATACAGTTCACTATCAGCATAGAATTTTTTTACTTCATCGCTAATAGTCTCAGGGCTAATCACAAAACTAGTTTGATTAAATGGAATTTCCAGACTTCCGGCAACATTACCGGTAATTCCTCCACCGCAACCGCTTACTAGTGTTTTTTCTTTATATAGGTTTTGTAGTGAGTCTGTATCAACTGCTGCTTTGATATCAACTCTTAAACCATCTTCACTTACCTCTATGAATTCTACATCACTGATTTGAGTGATTACATTTTCACTCATTAAAAAGCCAATTGCATGAGCCTTTTGATCTTTGGGTATACACATCATAGATATGATCTTTTCACCATTTAGGTAAACATTTAGTCTTGCTTCTTCAATAGTTACATCTTCTACTTCTGTTATCTCATCACCATTTACTCTGTCAATGATGATTGTTTTTAAATATTTACTATTTGACATTTTGTCCCCTCTCTTAACTATGCAAATTTTGCATATTTAAAGTCTTTAAAAAGAACACTCCACCAAAATGGAGGAATGAACTAATTAATATCTTAAACTTCACCTTTTTCTTTTAGCTCTCTATAATAAGAACTATGAAGAACTTCAACTTCTTCTTCTTCTTTATAACCGCTTATCATACTGTGGATAGCACCCTTAATCGCAAATACTGCCATGTAGATATGTACAAAGAAAAGAGCTAAAATAGCTAATCCTAAAACATTATGAACAATAGCACTTGCTCTTAAAAAGTCAATTTGAGAGATATGGTATGTATTTAGTATTTCAAATCTAAAGTCTTGAAAATACATAGCCACACCCGTAACTATCATTAAAAAGCCACCAAGAGTAGCTAACCAATACCAAGTTTTCTGCCCAGCATTAAATCTACCTGCAGGAACCGGCTTTTTGTCTTTATTCAAATAACCGCCTACTATCATTAGCCACTTAATGTCATCCCAATGAAGGAACATCCATCTCAGCCACATAAAAAACATAGGTACAATACTTACTATAAAAAGAAGTGTTGAGATTGCATGAATCTCTTTATTTACTCTTACAAATTCTCCACCACCAAAAGTACTACCAAACATCATAATTAGACCAGTAGGAATAAGTAAGATAAATGATATACCTGCGATAGTATGAATAACTCTATGAAACAGAGTAAATACATAAATTTTCTTTCTATCGTGAGAGAAAATCATTGGACCAATTACCAGATAATGTACAACGAATACAGCTGGTACTCCAAATAAAACACCCAAAAAAAGTGGTTTAAAATATGTACTTTGTAAAATAGTAAAATATTGCCCTAAATGTAATGAACCTTTTTTATCGTAACCTAGGATATTATCAATTAGATTATCACTCCATACTACACTTTCACTAGCACCAAATGCTAGTGAAGAGAGTGCGATAAGAGCGATTATGATATATTTAATTTTCATAATAATGTCCTATATCTTAGAACCATATGCTGTTGACCATCCATAAGGTTGTGTTTTTACGCCATGACCAACTGACAATACTCTTTCTCTATAGATAGCAGAGATTGCTTCTGAATCACCAACAAGTAATGCTTTAGTAGCACACATAGAAGCACAAACAGGAACTTTACCCTCTGCAATTCTATTTTGTCCATAAAGCTCTCTTTCTTTATGTGAGTTAGTCTCTTGGGGACCACCAGCACACATAGTACATTTATCCATTACGCCTTTTACTCCAAAAGCACCATCCTCTGGGAATTGAGGAGCACCAAAAGGACAAGCATATAGACAGTAAGCACAGCCAATACATTTTTCTTTGTCGTGTAAAACGATACCGTCTTCTCTGATATAAAAACAATCAGTAGGACAAACTTGCTCACAAGGAGCATCTGTACAGTGCATACAAGCAATAGATAAAGAGTATTCTAATCCAGCAATACCTTCATTCATAGCAATTACTTTTCTTCTATTGATACCTGCTGGTAACTCGTGCGCTTCCGCACAAGCTACAGAACAACCATCACAAGAAATACATCTATGCTCATCACAAAAAAACTTTAATCTTGCATTTTCACTCATAACCAACTCCTTACGCGTATTCTATGCGGCATAACCCGCCTTTAGTTTCAGGGATTTGAGTAATAATGTCATAACCATAGTTAGTAACAGTATTAGCACTCTCGCCCACAGCATAAGGTTTTGTACCATTTGGATACTTATGAGATAAATCTTCACCTTGAAAATGCCCAGCAAAATGGAATGGAATCCAAATCCTATCTTCACTAACTGCATGAGTGTACTTAGCTTTAACTTTTATTTTAGTACCTTCTGGCGAGTGAATCCACATCATTGAACCATCTTTAATTCCATATCTACCTGCTAAATCAGGATTGATTTGACAGAACATCTCAGGACTTAGGGCAGCTAAATATTTAGAAGCTCTATTTTCCATACCCGCACCATTCATATTTACAAGTCTTCCTGTTACTAGATTGATAGGGAAGTCTTTAGACCAATCTTGTTCAGTTTGCTTAGAAACATATTTAGTATCAACTCTGTAATGGTCTTTTTTATCCGCATACGATGGATACTTATCAGCCAAATCTTTTCTTGGAGAGTGTAAAGGCTCTCTATGCATTGGAATCTGGTCAGGGAATGTCCATACTTTAGCTCTCGCTTTAGCATTTCCATAAGGAGCCATACCTTGTTCCATACATTTTTGGGCAATAATATTTGAAGTATCAACTTTCCAGTTTTTACCAATTCTCTTTTTCTCGTCAGCAGTTAACTTAATACCAAGAACCTGCTCAATATTAGCAGCAGTTATCTCAGGATATCCATCTTTATTTGCAGAGTCTTTTGGAGCACTTCCTTTACCTGCAAGTAAATCTTGTCCATCATGCTCTAAGCCAAATCTATTTCTAAATCCCATACCACCTTCAGCAACACTTCTGTTGATATTGTATAATAATGGGCTACCACCATGAGTCTCTGTCCATACTGGCCAAGGTAAACCATAATATTCACCCTTCATCTTGCCATAACCTCGTCCAGAGATTTGATCAAACATATGCCAATTTTCAGTATGATTCTTGATTCTCGCAGCAGTCCAACCAGTTAAACCAATTGTTTTAATAATTCTTGCAATTTCATCAGTAGCATCTTCAGGCCATGTAAAATCTTTTTTATTCTCTTTAACTTTCATACCGGCTGTATACTCATCATAAAAACCGAGTCTTTTTGCCAGTTCAAACATAATGTCGTGGTCAGTTTTTGACTCATACATTGGTTCAACTACTTTTGATCTCCACTGAACTGACCTATTAGTTGCAGTTACAGTTCCAG
This window encodes:
- a CDS encoding FAD:protein FMN transferase, yielding MSKIVLLFFVLVLSLEAKTISRTQIIMSTFVTVSVEEENKNYIEDAFNIIKDVDNSISSYNPNSIIYQLNKNLFKIGLDKYSYEALTLSQRYYKRTDGYFDITIGSVTKKLYKFGEEQRVPTSKELSGAIVKIQGLHVEKEKACMEYGMQVDLGGMGKGFAVDKVAEYFRNKDVVNATIRASGDIRCLSTCMLHVQDPFSEGHLLSFETSKNDLGITTSGNYNRYVGTTKNNHLINPKLKAPQTKFISITLIGSMPSADLDAYATAASVMPTKKGYEFLNSLGVGYIVMQCDKKIIISENISKFTKNLLVNNAVKN
- a CDS encoding bifunctional 3,4-dihydroxy-2-butanone 4-phosphate synthase/GTP cyclohydrolase II, which gives rise to MTPIQRVLEAIDEIKKGKMVIMCDDEDRENEGDLVYASAFSTPAHVNFMATHARGLICVALSKTIATRLELNPMISSNTSSYETAFTVSVDAKNALTGISASERDDTIKILANPISHADDLVKPGHIFPLIAKDGGTLVRTGHTEGSVDLCRLAGLSESSVICEIIKEDGTMARRDDLDIFGEKHNLKTVFISDIVEYRLANERLVNETNVQEMEFFGTKVKQHTFTDHDKVEHTAIVFHNAGAVANVRVHNVVPDIELLLNQKKYNNLVSSIEYLKLNSGVLVFINKTNHQDNAAMKEIGTGAQILKSLGISKMNLLTSLKQAEFVGLGGFGLEVNEVIDI
- a CDS encoding ABC transporter permease, whose product is MKAINKSNLFNITLIVLALIIVFFLSIPIIKIFIGVGSEKLLETIKDGEAIDSIILTMKVSAWAMVFVLFTGLPLAYVIARYDFFGKSLVESLIDIPVMIPHTAAGIALLTTFGDTEIGEFFKFFGIEFIGTEYGIMIAMMFLSAPFLINSAKDGFRKVDVKLEKTARTLGASPINVFFRITIPNAKKDIINGALMMWSRGLGEFGAIVILVYHPMTTPVLIFDRFNSYGLSYSAPLAAVIIGFSMLVFLVVRFITNRLS
- a CDS encoding ATP-binding cassette domain-containing protein; this encodes MDNLKIQNLSSNRGDFSLKDINLDIQNNEYFVLLGQSGSGKTMLLETIAGLNTCSGNIIYKGKEISLVATEKRDIGFVYQDFALFPNLNVQENIRFSSRYKKIEKSDELFKDIVEFLKLETLLERDTQDLSGGEKQRVAIARAIFSRPKILLLDEPLSAIDPTFRNAIMKSLKDIHRRYNVITIHVTHNFREASYLADKIAIIMDGEIKQVGAAKDVLNHPANIEVAKFLGFKNIFPATMLGYESSTKVYSVDPNVIKVSKDDDIQADYIFEGVVDECMGIVDHYKLFVKVKQHQFFIKILKRDYEGCYTDRTKTIQIGFDKKDISFI
- the wtpA gene encoding tungstate ABC transporter substrate-binding protein WtpA; the encoded protein is MNKKILLTLVLSALLASNVLAKEKITVFHAGSLAVPFAEIEKVFEAKYPQYDVQREASGSRAAARKISEIGKAADVMASADYNVINNLLIPNHAKFNAQFATNEMAIAYTSKAKYADEINAQNWPEIFLREGVKVGHSNPNMDPCGYRSILVTILAEKHYKTPGFFDKLFGYGDSYEVGEEDRNKVIVRPKETDLLGLIEANAYDYLFIYKSVAEQHGLKYITLPKQVSLKDNEFKEFYETASFDISGKKPGQFITKKGGAMIYGITVAQNKKSPANKEGAIKFVNFVLSEQGQEIMIKNGQGVVSPAIITGDASIIGK
- a CDS encoding molybdopterin molybdotransferase MoeA → MDKYLDFKDAVSLSLEIAEITGIEEIVHIQDSIGRILAQDISCIKNLPSFNNSAMDGFAIKATDAGKKLKVVKTILAGEDTVECLNENECYKIMTGAKVPNDADTIIPIEDVVEYKNDEVTIKEKVVKNSCLRFKGEEKALEDALFNKGEVFTSAMVAILASQGITMLSVYKKLKIAVVSTGNELKEPWEDASESEIYNCNSYAIISLLKEKGFDATYTNVVPDSLEKSISFLDTLKNYDVIITTGGISMGDADFMAEAFERNGLDIAFHGVNIKPGRPIMMGKMKKTFVMCLPGNPLTAMVNMHLFALPVLNKMQGSLSVFHDIDIAKNIKSFKTKAGRVNVVLGFYKNGEYRVTQDNKYGSGMITVLHVSNCILVTDESTASISEQESVKIIKFNCLYTKDKTDLFNLGK
- a CDS encoding cysteine desulfurase; the protein is MYKLNCLNYPQANDVSVSKTLSIEPLNSNVKFEEMSKDLTSRFNFSSLHSFSFSKEGFLGLMLEFKSNIAVSLGESEAVVQAAELYESLGFSVTYVNLMPDGTIDYKAISSIKEEYLFVSPYIIDTFVKVDLQKVKEVFSGTVISNISATLDANHCDVAYFDAYKLSGYFTHSILLHNNLFKEQNLASIDTVGLKLITDAINKDKEAVTCKEEFINALKESLGDDIIFFVDSDLTLNNVVHFGLKGIKAREVIRNLSLSSIFVTNGEGCSLGLSRPSRIIQAMGYTELQSRQAISLSFCKNLNSEEILHVASKIGKSYRQIKALHG
- a CDS encoding winged helix-turn-helix domain-containing protein, with protein sequence MVVKVKTWIEDDNEHLVFGGGKTQILELIDETGSISEASKRVGMNYKKAWSHIKILQEYIEDDLVVVKKGRDSGGTALTPKAKELILKYKLLEKEVRDFSTKRFEEIFMADGETINCTKESQSV
- a CDS encoding ModE family transcriptional regulator; protein product: MDNIEQILKQYLNNDGKINCLDAFKLARELHVEPKEIAELTKKHGIRIDNCELGVFGSKDFGDARDDIYEKLSAKANAQKKLDCSAAWEVAQEFSLNKVGSTTKKSDIEVIYCQLGCFRTRIHHGSKS